The Acipenser ruthenus chromosome 28, fAciRut3.2 maternal haplotype, whole genome shotgun sequence sequence TGCCTACGCTTTAGCAAATACATTCTCCCTATGTAAAAGATTAGCACAATGATATAATGTGTGTTGGTGATGTAATTTGGTACGGTGACCGTCATGTAATAGTGTTGTCCTCTTGGATTTGCAAGAGTCTGGCGGACCTCATGTGGTGTTCCAGCGCATCGCCAGGATAGCTGAGGGAGTCGAAACAAAGCCGAGGAACGGGGTCAGCAATTCATTAAGACGAATGGAAAGGGCAATTCATATGGTACCTATATATAGGaactcgaacaatttccaaccaAAACCAGCTTCACTGTGTTTTTCGAGAAACAATTGTATTGCATACCTAGTAATAGTTTACACCGTCTTCACCAATTAGCTAGCACAGGCCTATTGATTTATGACTAGGAGGTAGCATCTAGAAAATGAAAGTATTCCATGTGGATCCCGTCGTGCAAAGTTCAAACTCCTCCCAGATTCGCTTTCATAGTATAAActccaggcaggcaggcagcatgGATCTCAACACACAACATCCCGAGGACTTCAACGCTGAAAGGTAAGTTATATTTTGCTGCTTCACATCATTATTGTAAGTCATGCATTGTCGAATTGTACACATATTGTCAATTTTACACAGCAGATAACATACTTGTCACTGTTttcacagtatatacagtgcactATATACATCGTTTCAAAATGGATCTGAGGAGCTTATGGAAATGCATCTCTGTGATGGTAGACGTGAGCCAGAGTTTTTCTCTGGGATGCAAGTGGATTCAGCACCGGTACAAAGACGTGAGCCGGGACAGCCTGCAACTGGTAACACACATGGTAAGCCATGTGTGTTATCAGTTGGTAAGGGGGTCTTTATCACATGGTAAGGGGGTCGCTTGCAGGTGACTTCAGTGTCTAAGTCTGAAGGTGAATTAGGCATGTTATTTATGTGATTGTAATACATATTTGTATTGAATAAAAGTATGATAAAAtgatctaaatgtaatgtatccttAGGTTATCTTGGAAACACAGAGGTCATAGTTTAAGCTTAGATATTTATAGGTGGCATACTTTCTCAAATGTAATTAGGAGTTTTGtatctatttatatatctatatctatatctatatctatagatagatagatagatagacagtcCTTCTTCCAGCGCGTAAATACCGGGTACAACAAGCCAAAATTGGGCCCTATATGACATTACTGTACTTTTCACGTGTGGTGAAAGGCAAacacaaaatcatattttttttttaaatttcagggTAAAGAGTTCGTGATGAACGAAGAACACGTGGAGAACATCCCCTCCCCAGGTGGTGTTTACATAACAAACTCACAGGTAAGAGCAACATTACTGATTCCTGCAACTGCTACCCCTGGAATTTATTCAATACATCTTAAAGACATGTAATGATAAGCACGTGATAATACACTACACTTTCTCTCGTTGGTGTTTTTCAGGTGAGCAATATTTCGATTATATGCGAAGTGCTTCATCATATCAGTAAGCTGTACAATGGAAATATGGACTCTGTGAGGTGGGACCAAGAAAAGCTGGACAGGTTTCAAAGCAACCTCCATACTCAGACTGCTCATCTTAAACAATGTGTGAGTACTTCGTGACCATGCAGCTGCCTCAATGAGTTTCATCTGATCAAATAAATAAGAACAGGAGTACAAACACTGGACCCGCTGTTTAGAGTTTCATTTgaatgactttaaaaaaaacaccttcatttGATACGAACAGACTTCAATTCGGTATTGCATTTGTAGCAATGCTGATAGAAACGTTATAACTggagtttcattttatttattttcatgaagATGGATAAGGAGGTGatccacagctcaggagatcatGGGAAAGAGAACCAGagaattattcattattttaagaaACTGGAAAATTATTTGAAACGAAAGGTATGCATATTTTATTCTTTTCTGAATACACAACCTTAAGCACactgaatatttgtttttttctttttaaatgtttagagTTTGAaccatttgctttttatttagagGCGTTGTGATCTCTGTCAGTTTGATTTTCTATGGTGCTATTCAAACAAACTTGCAGTCATAggaaaacactgaaacaaaatTAGACATACACGTCTTAACTTTTAATAATCCTTTACTTTTAAAAGCACACACATTTTGTACCGCTAAGATGTGATTGAAAATTCTCATAGAGCAGTGGTATAGAGGATGTAGCTTGTTTTATCACTGCTTAGTGTGTAATTCTTTCTAGTTTAGACAAAGAATATTCTGTAAAATGCATATATTTGGAATGTTTAAATCTTAAATGTTACCAATCTCTTTATTTACTCAATGCTATTTTGTTCTTTAGAAAAACAGTGCTCATGCCTGGGAGATTATCAGAACACAAGTTTGGAAACATTTGCAACGTCTTGACCTGATCACAGCTTCCTTGAGGAGACCAAGGAACACTTCACATGTTTAAAAGCAGAGCCTTCCCTTTGTAATATTTAACAGCAGTTCTGTGCTACATTTTAGGCTGCTATTTATGAAACCAAAAAAACCTGGAaggcaacacatttatttattgattgattgattttacttgtttatttatttatttattgattgtatgtTGTGTACTTCATCTCATGGCGTTGTGTAAAGctatttatttgtacagtatttatattaaaataaaacacattgattttatggctatgtatttgtttgtttgaaggcaaaattaatataaaaaattaaaaaaatgtagttacCTTAATGTTTGTTTACAACCACAATATGCAGCACACACAAAACTGTAGCGAAGCATAAAGAAACGTATACAATTGTTTGAATAGCGTTATAGCTAGAagtatttctcaatgtcttctaGTGAAAACGTTTGTCAGATAATTGTATACTTTTCTTAATATATAAACTAGTATTGATTGTTTTTACAGATGAACACTCAGTATATGAATGAGCCCATGTCCATGTTACAATATGTATATAAcaagtttatatatttatattaaaatgtattagatTATAGTCAAATTCAATCCGAAATGTCTGTAGGAGGCAGCAGTATTagatgataaaagtttggtgtgATTGCGTGCAGACGGACACCATCATCATGTAAAGGGCCCCATTTTCAAGGGCCCATTAAAACATACATAAGACTACTTTAAATCAGTAATTGTTCTTTTGCATGCAATGTCCACTATGGCCAGCCGATGCCATAGTATAGCAGTTCATGTCATTATTTGTTGCGTATAATAGAACATTCTATACAAATGACAGTAGTACAGCAGTAGGCTAATACAAACTCGCAAAAAAAGATTTATActtctagttttttttatttcactataaACTCAATACTCCAAATAAATATATTCAGATACAACatggttacaaaaataaattaaaaatacataaatcgataaataaacagatatatacatggaaaataaatacattaataaatacttGAATAACTAAACATATAAATGCATAAGTTAATGAAGTTAAATGATCACTTTCAGGTGTTGGTCgtacaataaaacaatatatcagttacataaaaaataaaaaaaatcaatgcagatCTGTTCTAAAATGTTCACCCCAGACCTGCTTCCTGAGATAAAGGTGTTTTTGTGTGCATTAACTGGATATaatagaaaggcatttttattcAAACATGGGAATTGCTcatttttaatatcatgtaatcaaagaaactacaaaatgacattgcaaaagtctactggaagaaAGAAATACTTCTAGCTATAACGCTATTCAAACAATTGTATACGTTtctggaagccataacagtagtccAGTGTAAGCACGGGTAAGTTTtgaagggatggggttaattctgtcctgcccacaatcacaggtgtggtcattccccaattaggCATTTGAGTTTAGAAAACTGCTATAAGGATACACCTGCTTTCCATCCGTGTTACTAAGCACGTGATTTAAACTGCACCTTATAGTCAACACGGTTTACTAGATTCCATGTGCATACCATTCCCCTCATTAGTGCTATCTTCCCATATCATTTGAAGACATTGCAATGTATTAGgcatattcagcagatgctaTTCAACCCAACACCTAATTGTTAACGCATGAGTGACCTTCTAATTTTGTAATTGATCATAAATCGTCTTTGAAAAGTAAACCAACTAATGCAAACCAAAGCGGCCATTCATCAGCA is a genomic window containing:
- the LOC131701942 gene encoding interferon a3-like, whose translation is MDLRSLWKCISVMVDVSQSFSLGCKWIQHRYKDVSRDSLQLVTHMGKEFVMNEEHVENIPSPGGVYITNSQVSNISIICEVLHHISKLYNGNMDSVRWDQEKLDRFQSNLHTQTAHLKQCMDKEVIHSSGDHGKENQRIIHYFKKLENYLKRKKNSAHAWEIIRTQVWKHLQRLDLITASLRRPRNTSHV